Below is a genomic region from Echinicola rosea.
AAAGGACCGCAGAAGAAAGCATGCCGCCCATAACCGAATAGCCTACTATCCCAGCCATAAAAAACAGGACGTACCTCAAAAAAGGAAACTCATTAAACTTCATAAAAAACTGAAAAAGATCAACTTATAATTTAATATTATTCCTATAAAAAGCAAGAAACAAAAAAGGCTTCCTTTTCAGAAAGCCTTTTTCAGTAAAACATTTAATTATTAATCGTCAAATCAAAATCGATATCCGATACTCACACCGGCATTTACTTCCACCGCTGCAAACCTGTCATTCACCTCCTCACTGAAGCCCCTGGCGATGTTCACATAAGGTGCAATGGCAAACTTATCACTTTGCACCCATTTATAGCCTACACCAATACCGATCATGCCACTGTTCATGTCTGTCACAATGGTATTTCCGTTATCATCAGGCTCGGTAAAATCACCGAAACGGTACTTAAAGAAGGGATAAACATAGATATTCCCTTGTTCAGGATCGTTGTTCAGAAAATAGAAATTATACGAGACCAATAAACTACTGGTATTATATTTTTTCCCATCGCCTTGGCCCTTATAACCAAAGCGGTCATTGATCAGGTATTCTACTCCGATAGACTGGTCGCTGTCCACGAATCGTTCATAACCGATTTCTACAGAACCCTGAACGATCGTATTCAAAATGTTCAATTTGATTTCATTTGGGTTGTAATCGGTTTGGGCATAAGCTCCCAGCATCATTCCTGAAAAGAAGATAGTAAGTAATAGCTTTTTCATAACGTAATTAATTCAAATAATAGGTATTAATAATAAAAACTTGGTAAATTTTAAAATGCAGTACAAATAATAATGAAATCATTACAAATATCGCTCCATTTTGTAATGAAGGATGTCACATTCTGAAAAAACATCTCCAACTTTCTTGAAACCAAACTTTGCATAAAGTGGAACCGCGTGTAGTTGGGCATGTAGATAAAGGCATTTCCCTTCTGCCTCTGCAGTGCTTTTGACATCCTCGATAACAGCTTGTACCAGTGCCGTGCCCACGCCCTTACCCCGGTCCTTTTCCAGTACGGCAAAACGCTCCAGTTTCACACCATTTTCGGTAAACCTCCATCGGGCTGTCCCTGCTGGCTCACCTTCAGCCAAGGCCAAAAAATGAATGGAAAACTCCTCAAACTCATGATATTCTTCGGCTGGGGGCACATTTTGTCCTACCACAAAAACTTCCTGACGAATCGCAAAAACCTGCTTTAAGGCGGCCTTATTCGTTACCTTTTTGACGGTCACTTCGTTCATTTCTGGATTTTTCTTTTTGCAGATCGTCCTGATCGTAAGCTGCTATAATTGATTTAACGAGTTTGTGGCGGATGACATCCTTTCCGCTGAGATTAACGAGCCCAATGCCTTTGACATCTTTGAGCACGCGAAGTGCTTCACGAAGGCCGGATTTTTGCTTGGTGGGCAAATCCACTTGGCTTTGGTCACCATTGATGATCACCTTGGAGTTTGGCCCCATCCGGGTCAAAAACATCTTGATCTGCTCCCTGGTCGTATTTTGCGCCTCATCGAGCAGCACAAAGGCATCGTTCAGCGTCCTACCCCTCATGTACGCAAGCGGGG
It encodes:
- a CDS encoding DUF3575 domain-containing protein, whose amino-acid sequence is MKKLLLTIFFSGMMLGAYAQTDYNPNEIKLNILNTIVQGSVEIGYERFVDSDQSIGVEYLINDRFGYKGQGDGKKYNTSSLLVSYNFYFLNNDPEQGNIYVYPFFKYRFGDFTEPDDNGNTIVTDMNSGMIGIGVGYKWVQSDKFAIAPYVNIARGFSEEVNDRFAAVEVNAGVSIGYRF
- a CDS encoding GNAT family N-acetyltransferase, whose translation is MNEVTVKKVTNKAALKQVFAIRQEVFVVGQNVPPAEEYHEFEEFSIHFLALAEGEPAGTARWRFTENGVKLERFAVLEKDRGKGVGTALVQAVIEDVKSTAEAEGKCLYLHAQLHAVPLYAKFGFKKVGDVFSECDILHYKMERYL